A genomic segment from Corylus avellana chromosome ca5, CavTom2PMs-1.0 encodes:
- the LOC132181211 gene encoding conserved oligomeric Golgi complex subunit 5-like produces MIENLLERISHDADVKGVLPAISSEGRDQMVAAVEIFQTSFLALCLSCLSDLVNSIFPVSSRGSVRSKEQISKIISRIQEEIEAVQLDGHLTLLVLHEIGKALIQLAQRAEYQISTGPEARQVSGPATAAQLKNFTLCQHLQEIHTRISSMVTGLPSIAADVLSPSLGAVYGVACDSVTSLFQAMLERLESCILQIHDQKFGALGMDAAMDNSASPYMEELQKCILHFRSEFLSRLLPSATNARAVGTETICTRLVRNMASRVLIFFIRHASLVRPLSESGKLRMARDMAELELAVGQNLFPVEQLGAPYRALRAFRPLIFLETSQLGDSPLLQDLPLSVILHHLYSRGPDALQSPLQRNKLAPLQYSLWLDSQGEDQIWKGIKATLDDYAANVRVRGDKEFSPVYPLMLRLGSSMTRNTPASQKP; encoded by the exons ATGATAGAGAACCTTCTTGAAAGGATTTCGCATGATGCTGATGTCAAAGGTGTTTTACCAGCTATCAGTTCAGAGGGCAGAGATCAAATGGTTGCGGCTGTTGAAATATTCCAGACATCATTCTTGGCTCTTTGCTTGAGTTGCCTATCGGATCTTGTGAATTCCATATTTCCTGTGTCCAGCCGTGGAAGTGTTCGCTCCAAAGAACAGATCTCAAAGATTATATCACGCATTCAGGAAGAGATCGAAGCTGTTCAGTTGGACGGGCATTTGACCCTTCTTGTCTTGCATGAAATTGGCAAGGCTTTGATCCAGCTTGCACAACGTGCTGAGTACCAG ATATCCACTGGTCCTGAAGCGCGTCAAGTAAGTGGTCCAGCAACTGCCGCCCAACTCAAGAACTTCACATTATGTCAACATCTACAAGAAATTCATACACGCATATCATCAATGGTTACAGGACTTCCCAGCATTGCTGCAGATGTGTTGTCTCCCTCGTTAGGTGCAGTATATGGGGTTGCCTGTGACTCGGTGACATCCTTGttccaagcaatgcttgaacggCTTGAGTCTTGCATCTTGCAAATTCATGACCAAAAGTTTGGTGCGCTTGGAATGGATGCTGCAATGGACAACAGTGCATCACCTTACATGGAGGAGTTGCAGAAGTGCATTCTTCACTTCCGTAGTGAGTTCCTATCTAGGCTGCTGCCTTCCGCAACAAATGCTAGGGCTGTAGGGACGGAAACCATTTGCACTCGCCTTGTTAGGAATATGGCTTCACGGGTCCTAATATTCTTTATCAGGCATGCTTCTCTTGTTAGACCCCTTTCAGAATCAGGCAAGCTTAGGATGGCCAGAGACATGGCTGAGCTGGAGTTAGCTGTGGGTCAGAATTTGTTCCCAGTGGAGCAACTTGGTGCACCATACCGAGCCCTTCGAGCATTCCGACCCCTTATTTTCTTAGAAACATCTCAACTGGGAGATTCTCCTCTTCTTCAAGATTTGCCACTAAGTGTAATACTTCACCATCTTTACTCCAGAGGCCCTGACGCATTGCAGTCACCACTGCAAAGAAACAAACTTGCACCTCTGCAGTATTCCTTGTGGCTAGATTCTCAAGGTGAGGATCAGATCTGGAAAGGTATCAAGGCAACTCTGGATGATTATGCTGCAAATGTTAGGGTCAGAGGAGACAAGGAGTTTAGCCCTGTATATCCTCTTATGCTTCGATTAGGATCGTCTATGACCAGGAATACTCCAGCGTCCCAAAAGCCTTGA
- the LOC132183333 gene encoding conserved oligomeric Golgi complex subunit 5-like has protein sequence MLTDRVWEAIVKAFSSQMKSAFTASSFVKEIFTMGYPKLFSMIENLLERISHDTDVKGVLPAISSEGRDQMVAAVEIFQTSFLALCLSRLSDLVNSIFPVSSRGSVPSKEQISKIISRIQEEIEAVQLDGHLTLLVLHEIGKALILLAQRAEYQIASRYGTFLYTHSVLDCIILAIKFYYLYKKKTC, from the exons ATGTTAACAGATCGAGTCTGGGAGGCAATTGTGAAGGCTTTTTCAAGCCAAATGAAGTCTGCTTTCACTGCATCAAGTTTTGTGAAAGAGATATTTACTATGGGGTATCCCAAACTCTTCTCCATGATAGAGAACCTTCTTGAAAGAATTTCGCATGATACTGACGTCAAAGGCGTTTTACCAGCTATCAGTTCAGAGGGCAGAGATCAAATGGTTGCGGCTGTTGAAATATTCCAGACATCATTCTTGGCTCTTTGCTTGAGTCGCCTATCGGATCTCGTGAATTCCATATTTCCTGTGTCGAGCCGTGGAAGTGTTCCCTCCAAAGAACAGATCTCAAAGATTATATCACGCATTCAGGAAGAGATCGAAGCTGTTCAGTTGGACGGGCATTTGACCCTTCTTGTCTTGCATGAAATTGGCAAGGCTTTGATCCTGCTTGCACAACGTGCTGAGTACCAG ATTGCAAGTCGTTATGGGACTTTCTTGTACACTCACTCTGTATTAGATTGTATTATTTTggcaataaaattttattacttatataaaaaaaagacatgctaa